The Deltaproteobacteria bacterium DNA window TGGTTCAACGACGCGAAGGGGTACGGCTTCATCGCACAGGAAGGCGGCCCGGATGTCTTCGTGCACTTCAGCGCGATCAAGGCGGAAGGGTTCCGGTCGCTGAAGGAAGGCGAGCGCGTCGAGTTCGAGATCACCGAAGGCCCCAAGGGTCCGCAGGCGGCCAACGTCACGAAGGCGTGACGACGCGATCCGAAGGGGTATAACTCCCCGACCATGAAAGCCCCGGCGGGAAACCGCCGGGGCTCTTTTTGTCTAAAAAAAGGGCAGCCCCAACGGGCCGCCCTTTTTTTAAGGTTCGATTTCCTGGTTACTTGCCGGGTTGTACCGGGGAGGCGGGCATCGGCGCGGCGGGGGCGGCACCTGGCGCCGGCATCGCTGCGCCGGGGCCGGGAGGCATTCCCTGCGGCGGCGCCGGGGCCGGCATCGATGAAGTCGCGCCGCCCTGCATGATCGTGGGAGAGGACCTTCCGCCCGCAAAATAGGCAAGAAAGAGGGAGGTGATCATGAAAACGACCGCCGCCCCGGCCGTCAGCTTGCCGAGGAAGCTC harbors:
- a CDS encoding cold shock domain-containing protein; the protein is MAQGTVKWFNDAKGYGFIAQEGGPDVFVHFSAIKAEGFRSLKEGERVEFEITEGPKGPQAANVTKA
- the secG gene encoding preprotein translocase subunit SecG; protein product: MYTLVIVIHVIVSIALILIILLQTGKGSDIGAVFGGGSSNTLFGSSGPTSFLGKLTAGAAVVFMITSLFLAYFAGGRSSPTIMQGGATSSMPAPAPPQGMPPGPGAAMPAPGAAPAAPMPASPVQPGK